The Saccharomonospora cyanea NA-134 genome includes a region encoding these proteins:
- a CDS encoding CPBP family intramembrane glutamic endopeptidase, whose translation MGSSDSQDPVGETVGADASGPSDSEPSERPGFHRPTHRWGFGAFLLVEAVLLATAAFVGAFLRGETPESVPVRDVLIGTMTPTVLAALSALVITKVRGNGPLADLCLAWRWDDVKIGLKFGALGLVCTVVGVLVWTRLVGEDNATSAIGALVEDKPMSVSAAVTMFVYLWLLGPICEEIIYRGLLWGAAERLGWGSERWGRFAAFVLSTAVFAVSHLEPLRTSLLLVIAIPIGLARLVTGRLLGSIVAHQMNNFLPALAILLTSLGVLTA comes from the coding sequence GTGGGGTCATCGGACTCACAGGACCCGGTGGGCGAGACGGTCGGTGCCGATGCGTCCGGGCCGTCGGATTCCGAGCCGAGCGAACGACCGGGGTTCCACCGGCCCACCCACCGCTGGGGTTTCGGGGCGTTTCTGCTCGTGGAGGCCGTGCTGCTGGCGACGGCGGCGTTCGTCGGCGCCTTCCTTCGCGGGGAGACGCCGGAGTCGGTGCCGGTACGCGACGTGCTCATCGGCACGATGACGCCCACGGTGCTCGCCGCGCTGTCCGCGCTGGTCATCACCAAGGTCCGGGGCAACGGCCCGCTGGCCGACCTGTGCCTCGCCTGGCGCTGGGACGACGTGAAGATCGGTCTCAAGTTCGGCGCTCTCGGCCTGGTGTGCACGGTGGTGGGTGTGCTGGTCTGGACCCGGCTGGTGGGGGAGGACAACGCCACCTCGGCCATCGGCGCGCTGGTGGAGGACAAGCCGATGTCGGTGTCGGCGGCCGTGACCATGTTCGTCTACCTGTGGCTGCTCGGCCCGATCTGCGAGGAGATCATCTACCGGGGACTGCTGTGGGGAGCGGCCGAACGACTGGGCTGGGGTTCCGAGCGGTGGGGCCGGTTCGCGGCGTTCGTGTTGTCGACGGCGGTGTTCGCCGTGAGCCACCTCGAACCGCTGCGCACGTCGCTGCTGCTCGTCATCGCCATCCCGATCGGGCTGGCCAGGCTGGTCACCGGCAGACTGCTCGGCAGTATCGTCGCCCACCAGATGAACAACTTCCTGCCCGCGCTGGCGATACTGCTGACCTCACTCGGCGTCCTCACCGCCTGA
- a CDS encoding FadR/GntR family transcriptional regulator, with protein sequence MASRTQELVEHLTARIREGVIRPGEKLPTEARLVADHGVSRTVVREAISRLAAAGLVETRHGKGSFVLAQPSTSSFPTVEGGERTLDDVVDLVEFRIAVETEAAALAAVRRSLTQLSDLERALDEFASRADNPGAAVRADHRFHVRVALATGNRYFSDLLTSFGPSLIVMHRDRLPSGEAGFAHVVAEHAEVYDAIARSDPDHARAAMRLHLTRSRARLLAAQRQASEPVPGPFSAASGGQQVAEGAQNKRSGGEDAE encoded by the coding sequence GTGGCCAGCCGGACCCAGGAACTCGTCGAGCACCTCACCGCCCGTATCCGTGAGGGTGTCATCCGTCCGGGCGAGAAGCTGCCGACCGAGGCCCGCCTGGTCGCCGACCACGGGGTGAGCAGGACGGTGGTGCGGGAGGCGATCTCGCGACTGGCCGCGGCGGGCCTGGTGGAGACCCGCCACGGCAAGGGCAGTTTCGTGCTCGCCCAGCCCAGCACCAGCAGCTTCCCCACCGTCGAGGGCGGCGAGCGCACCCTCGACGACGTCGTGGACCTCGTCGAGTTCCGCATCGCCGTGGAGACCGAGGCCGCCGCCCTCGCCGCCGTCCGGCGCTCGCTCACGCAACTGTCGGACCTCGAACGGGCACTCGACGAGTTCGCGTCCCGTGCCGACAACCCCGGCGCGGCCGTGCGCGCCGACCACCGGTTCCACGTGCGCGTCGCGCTGGCCACGGGAAACCGCTACTTCTCCGACCTGCTGACGTCCTTCGGGCCGTCGCTGATCGTCATGCACCGCGACCGTCTGCCGTCGGGCGAGGCGGGGTTCGCGCACGTCGTGGCCGAGCACGCCGAGGTGTACGACGCGATCGCCCGCTCGGACCCCGACCACGCCCGCGCCGCCATGCGGCTGCATCTCACCCGCAGCCGCGCCCGGCTGCTTGCCGCGCAACGGCAGGCGTCAGAGCCTGTTCCTGGCCCCTTCTCCGCCGCGAGCGGTGGGCAGCAGGTAGCTGAGGGTGCGCAGAACAAGCGCTCAGGCGGTGAGGACGCCGAGTGA
- a CDS encoding L-talarate/galactarate dehydratase, whose protein sequence is MTSDRISRIRLSSVALPLSTPVSDAKVFTGRQKPMTEVSMLFAEIATEGGHEGLGFSYSKRAGGPGQYAHAAQVAPELLGEDPNDIARLWDKLVWAGASVGRSGLSTQAIAALDIALWDLKAKRAGLSLAKLLGAHRDSVRCYNTSGGFLHTPLERVLDNAAAAVERGVGGIKIKVGHPDGGVDVKRVASVRERLGDDVPLMVDANQQWDRATALRRCRELERFDLVWIEEPLDAYDHAGHARLAATCDTPIATGEMLTSVAEHAELIRAEAADILQPDAPRVGGVTPFLRLLALAEHAKLPVAPHFAMELHVQLAATYPLEPWVEHFDWLEPLFVERLEITGGRMIVPDRPGLGLTLTERARAWTTDQVVLDM, encoded by the coding sequence ATGACGTCTGACCGCATCTCCCGCATCCGGTTGTCCTCCGTGGCGCTGCCGCTGTCCACTCCCGTCAGCGACGCCAAGGTGTTCACCGGCAGGCAGAAACCCATGACCGAGGTGTCGATGCTGTTCGCCGAGATCGCCACCGAAGGTGGACACGAGGGCCTCGGTTTCAGCTACTCCAAGCGCGCGGGTGGTCCCGGCCAGTACGCCCACGCCGCCCAGGTCGCTCCCGAACTGCTCGGCGAGGATCCCAACGACATCGCCCGGCTCTGGGACAAGCTCGTGTGGGCGGGCGCCTCCGTGGGCCGCAGTGGACTGTCCACCCAGGCCATCGCCGCCCTCGACATCGCACTGTGGGACCTCAAGGCCAAGCGCGCCGGGTTGTCGCTCGCCAAACTACTGGGCGCCCACCGCGACTCCGTGCGGTGCTACAACACCTCGGGTGGCTTCCTGCACACGCCGCTGGAGCGGGTACTCGACAACGCCGCCGCGGCCGTCGAGCGCGGCGTCGGCGGCATCAAGATCAAGGTCGGCCACCCGGACGGCGGTGTGGACGTGAAGCGCGTGGCCTCGGTGCGCGAACGCCTCGGCGACGACGTCCCCCTCATGGTCGACGCCAACCAGCAGTGGGACCGCGCCACCGCCCTGCGCCGCTGCCGCGAACTGGAGCGCTTCGACCTCGTGTGGATCGAGGAACCGCTCGACGCCTACGACCACGCCGGTCACGCCCGGCTCGCCGCCACCTGCGACACACCGATCGCGACCGGGGAGATGCTCACGAGCGTCGCCGAGCACGCGGAGCTCATCCGCGCGGAAGCGGCCGACATCCTGCAACCGGACGCCCCGCGCGTCGGCGGTGTCACCCCGTTCCTGCGGCTGCTCGCCCTCGCCGAACACGCGAAGCTGCCCGTCGCCCCGCACTTCGCCATGGAACTCCACGTCCAACTCGCGGCGACCTACCCGCTGGAGCCGTGGGTGGAGCACTTCGACTGGCTCGAACCGCTGTTCGTCGAACGCCTCGAGATCACCGGCGGGCGGATGATCGTCCCGGACCGGCCCGGGCTGGGCCTCACGCTCACCGAGCGGGCCAGGGCCTGGACCACCGACCAGGTCGTTCTGGATATGTGA
- a CDS encoding sulfite exporter TauE/SafE family protein, protein MTAGSAALLLLAGVAAGLTGSIAGLASLFSYPALLAAGLPPIAANVTNTVALFSTTVGAAAASRRELRSQRARLVRLALLAVVGGSVGAVLLLSTPPEAFEAVVPWLVALGAGLLLARDRLRAMADQRAAGPTSAILPAIPAMIAVVLVGVYGGYFGAGAGVLMLAVLSVTATEPLPVTNAVKNVVTGAANVTAGVAYAFLAPVDWVAAVALGAGALVGAWIGPAIVRRVPERPLRIAIAVAGFGLAGHLWLSG, encoded by the coding sequence GTGACGGCCGGCTCCGCCGCGCTGCTGCTCCTCGCGGGAGTGGCTGCGGGTCTCACGGGGTCGATCGCGGGTCTGGCCTCACTGTTCAGCTACCCGGCCCTGCTCGCGGCCGGACTGCCGCCCATCGCGGCCAACGTCACGAACACGGTGGCACTGTTCTCCACCACCGTCGGCGCCGCCGCCGCGTCGCGGCGGGAGCTGCGCAGCCAGCGCGCCCGCCTGGTACGCCTCGCCCTGCTCGCCGTCGTCGGCGGTTCGGTCGGTGCGGTGCTGCTGCTCAGCACGCCGCCCGAGGCGTTCGAGGCGGTGGTGCCGTGGCTCGTCGCGCTCGGCGCGGGGCTCCTGCTCGCTCGCGACCGGCTTCGCGCGATGGCCGACCAGCGTGCGGCGGGGCCGACGTCGGCGATCCTGCCCGCGATCCCGGCGATGATCGCCGTCGTACTCGTGGGCGTGTACGGGGGGTACTTCGGGGCCGGCGCGGGTGTGCTCATGCTCGCCGTGCTGTCGGTGACGGCCACGGAACCGCTTCCGGTGACCAACGCCGTGAAGAACGTGGTGACCGGAGCGGCCAACGTCACCGCGGGGGTGGCCTACGCGTTCCTGGCACCGGTGGACTGGGTGGCGGCGGTGGCGCTGGGCGCCGGCGCGCTCGTCGGCGCCTGGATCGGGCCCGCGATCGTGCGCAGAGTTCCCGAACGTCCGTTGCGCATCGCGATCGCGGTGGCCGGGTTCGGGCTCGCCGGGCATCTGTGGCTGTCAGGCTGA
- a CDS encoding IclR family transcriptional regulator — MASERESGVRGVKSAARTVELLELLASRQNRPARLRELSEALGAPRSSVYALIRTLVEHGWVRVDESGTQYSIGIRALLAGTTYLDTDPYLRIVQPLITELSAELDETIHYGRLDRGDIVYLATKESSKYIRPFSRVGRRLPAFSTSMGKALLAERLDEGIDEHVPSELTAITPRTITDHATLLSDLDLTRRRGYAIDNEENYLGVTCFGLALRYTRPAVDAISCSIPLTGLTDERRREILEAMERTRLEIERMAPVDLTGAVSPAGFGG; from the coding sequence GTGGCGAGTGAGCGAGAAAGCGGCGTGCGAGGAGTGAAGTCGGCGGCTCGGACCGTCGAACTTCTGGAACTGCTGGCGTCGAGGCAGAACCGGCCCGCGAGACTCCGGGAACTGAGCGAGGCGCTCGGCGCGCCCCGTAGCAGCGTCTACGCGCTCATCCGCACCCTCGTGGAGCACGGCTGGGTTCGCGTCGACGAGAGCGGGACGCAGTACAGCATCGGTATCAGGGCACTGCTCGCCGGAACGACGTACCTCGACACCGACCCGTATCTGCGCATCGTCCAACCGCTCATCACCGAACTGAGCGCCGAACTGGACGAGACCATCCACTACGGCAGGCTCGACCGTGGCGACATCGTCTACCTCGCCACCAAGGAGTCCAGCAAGTACATCCGGCCGTTCAGCCGGGTGGGCCGCAGACTGCCCGCGTTCAGCACCTCCATGGGCAAGGCTCTGCTGGCCGAACGACTCGACGAGGGCATCGACGAGCACGTGCCCTCGGAACTCACCGCGATCACACCCCGCACGATCACCGACCACGCCACCCTGCTGTCGGATCTCGACCTCACCCGCAGGCGCGGGTACGCGATCGACAACGAGGAGAACTACCTCGGCGTCACCTGCTTCGGACTCGCCCTGCGCTACACGCGCCCGGCGGTCGACGCGATCAGTTGCTCCATCCCACTGACCGGACTCACCGACGAGCGCCGCCGCGAGATCCTCGAAGCCATGGAACGCACACGGCTGGAGATCGAGAGGATGGCCCCGGTCGACCTCACCGGCGCTGTCTCCCCGGCCGGTTTCGGCGGGTGA
- a CDS encoding 5-dehydro-4-deoxyglucarate dehydratase, whose product MTATCTGEVVDRLRRGMETAVLSFPLTPFDDEGAVDLDAFRDHIRAQVAAGPGALFPCCGTGEFFSLAEDEYETLVAAAVEEAKGRLPVVAGVGYGWAQAARFAAAAERAGADAALLLPPYLVDGPQPGLVEHVRKVATSTALPLIVYQRAQVKISTAAVAELAEIPSVIGVKDGHSDLDQVQRMKLAAPDDWLFFNGAATAELQARAYRAIGVPAYSSAVHAFAPEISQAFFRALHADDHAEVERLLSGFYLPLVELRDQGKGYAVSLVKAAARLRGHKVGSVRAPLSDPPQEHLDRLEALLTTGLSLANAA is encoded by the coding sequence TTGACTGCCACGTGTACAGGTGAGGTTGTCGATCGCCTCCGTCGCGGTATGGAGACGGCGGTGCTGTCGTTCCCGCTCACGCCGTTCGACGACGAAGGAGCCGTCGACCTCGACGCCTTCCGCGACCACATCCGCGCACAGGTCGCCGCGGGCCCCGGTGCGTTGTTCCCCTGCTGCGGCACCGGAGAGTTCTTCTCGCTCGCCGAGGACGAGTACGAGACCCTCGTGGCCGCCGCCGTGGAGGAGGCCAAAGGCCGCCTGCCGGTCGTGGCCGGCGTGGGGTACGGCTGGGCCCAGGCAGCCCGGTTCGCCGCCGCTGCCGAGCGCGCCGGTGCCGACGCCGCACTGCTCCTGCCGCCGTACCTCGTGGACGGCCCGCAGCCGGGCCTCGTCGAGCACGTGCGCAAGGTCGCCACCTCCACCGCGCTGCCGCTGATCGTCTACCAGCGCGCGCAGGTGAAAATCAGCACGGCGGCGGTCGCGGAACTGGCCGAGATCCCCAGCGTCATCGGCGTCAAGGACGGGCACAGCGACCTCGACCAGGTGCAGCGCATGAAACTCGCCGCGCCCGACGACTGGCTGTTCTTCAACGGAGCCGCCACGGCGGAACTCCAGGCCCGCGCCTACCGGGCCATCGGGGTGCCCGCCTACTCCTCCGCCGTGCACGCGTTCGCTCCGGAGATCTCCCAGGCGTTCTTCCGGGCGCTGCACGCCGACGACCACGCCGAGGTCGAGAGGCTGCTCTCCGGCTTCTACCTGCCGCTCGTGGAACTGCGCGACCAGGGCAAGGGCTACGCCGTCTCGCTCGTGAAGGCGGCGGCGCGCCTGCGCGGACACAAGGTCGGCTCGGTCCGCGCCCCGCTGTCCGACCCGCCGCAGGAGCATCTCGACCGGCTCGAAGCCCTGCTCACCACCGGTCTGTCCCTGGCCAACGCCGCGTAG
- a CDS encoding glucarate dehydratase family protein, which produces MSRPVPKIVKARVTPILISDPPLLNVLGVHQPYTPRTIVELETDTGATGVGETYGDTEYLRVARALAEAVVGKPVTALNGLSELAYSAAQLTDDGEEFDPAGLRGRRTPEKTVRSVVSAFEVASLDALGKELGLPVHALLGGKIRDRVDYSAYLFYRWAEHPEADAPRDDWGAALDPDGVVRQAQRFADTYGFRSFKLKGGVFEPDAEIEAIKALAKAFPGMPLRLDPNGGWSVETSVRVAEELADVLEYMEDPTTGIDGMAEVRRRTGALLATNMCVTTFGEIPEAFAKDAVQVVLSDHHYWGGLTATRELAAVCRTHGVALSMHSNTHLGVSLAAMTHVASVVDNLDFACDSHRPWQTEDVVTRPHTFVDGALEVGDEPGLGIELDTDALAALHERWVRREDMHDRDDVAAMRKADPSWTQPPLPRW; this is translated from the coding sequence ATGTCCCGACCCGTCCCGAAGATCGTCAAAGCGCGCGTCACGCCGATCCTGATCTCCGACCCGCCGCTGCTGAACGTCCTCGGTGTGCACCAGCCGTACACGCCCCGCACGATCGTGGAGCTCGAGACCGACACCGGCGCGACCGGAGTCGGCGAGACCTACGGCGACACCGAGTACCTGCGCGTGGCCCGCGCGCTCGCCGAGGCCGTGGTGGGAAAGCCGGTCACCGCCCTGAACGGGCTGTCCGAACTGGCCTACTCGGCCGCGCAGCTCACCGATGACGGCGAGGAGTTCGACCCCGCGGGGCTGCGCGGTCGCCGCACGCCCGAGAAGACCGTGCGCAGTGTGGTGTCGGCGTTCGAGGTGGCGAGCCTCGACGCGCTCGGCAAGGAACTCGGCCTGCCCGTGCACGCGCTGCTCGGCGGCAAGATCCGCGATCGCGTCGACTACAGCGCCTACCTCTTCTACCGCTGGGCCGAACACCCGGAGGCCGACGCGCCGCGCGACGACTGGGGCGCGGCCCTCGACCCCGACGGCGTCGTGCGGCAGGCGCAGCGGTTCGCCGACACCTACGGCTTCCGCTCGTTCAAGCTCAAGGGCGGCGTCTTCGAACCCGACGCCGAGATCGAGGCGATCAAGGCGCTGGCCAAGGCGTTCCCGGGTATGCCGCTGCGACTCGACCCCAACGGCGGCTGGTCGGTCGAGACCAGCGTGCGCGTCGCCGAGGAGCTCGCCGACGTGCTCGAGTACATGGAGGACCCCACCACGGGCATCGACGGCATGGCCGAGGTGCGCAGGCGCACGGGTGCCCTGCTCGCCACGAACATGTGCGTCACCACGTTCGGCGAGATCCCAGAGGCGTTCGCCAAGGACGCCGTTCAGGTCGTGCTGTCCGACCACCACTACTGGGGCGGGCTCACCGCGACCCGGGAGCTCGCCGCGGTGTGCCGTACCCACGGCGTCGCGCTGTCGATGCACTCCAACACCCACCTCGGCGTGAGCCTCGCCGCCATGACCCACGTCGCCAGCGTCGTCGACAACCTCGACTTCGCCTGCGACAGCCACCGTCCATGGCAGACCGAGGACGTCGTCACGCGTCCGCACACCTTCGTCGACGGAGCGCTGGAGGTCGGTGACGAGCCCGGCCTCGGGATCGAACTGGACACCGACGCCCTCGCCGCCCTGCACGAACGTTGGGTCCGCCGGGAGGACATGCACGATCGCGACGACGTCGCCGCGATGCGCAAGGCCGACCCGTCGTGGACGCAACCCCCACTTCCCCGCTGGTAG
- a CDS encoding Bug family tripartite tricarboxylate transporter substrate binding protein: protein MRIRTTLALACAAVFAVGACSVQGGSGGEKGDYPSRAVEFTVSSSAGGATDLVTRALAKNLEEPLGTQIAVVNKPGANGKIAGKDVFGSEPDGYRVAVMPQSLFAVGPLVLDDPDAIQLDDMTFVAGLTVEDYVLTVPATSPVKKLDDLTALDSVKYGTTGAGTGSQLAQALLFGLAGTDATAVPFDGGGPLLNALLGEKVDAGGLQIAEAVEQVKAGKLRALAVFSPERLDAMPDVPTATELGYDVVVDQRRFVAAPAGLPDDVRDTLADAIGKAVESQDYNDVLADNYISRWDAKGDAVGEQLEKSRTRFADLVDELGIDLAGQS, encoded by the coding sequence ATGAGGATTCGCACGACCCTCGCGCTCGCCTGCGCCGCGGTGTTCGCGGTCGGCGCCTGCTCGGTCCAGGGCGGTTCGGGCGGCGAGAAGGGGGACTATCCCAGCCGCGCCGTGGAGTTCACGGTCTCCAGTTCCGCGGGCGGCGCCACCGACCTCGTCACGCGCGCCCTCGCCAAGAACCTGGAGGAACCGCTCGGAACGCAGATCGCCGTGGTGAACAAGCCCGGCGCCAACGGCAAGATCGCAGGCAAGGACGTGTTCGGCAGCGAACCCGACGGCTACCGCGTCGCGGTGATGCCGCAGTCGCTGTTCGCCGTCGGTCCGCTGGTGCTCGACGACCCCGACGCCATCCAGCTCGACGACATGACGTTCGTCGCGGGTCTCACGGTGGAGGACTACGTGCTCACCGTGCCCGCCACCTCGCCGGTGAAGAAGCTCGACGACCTGACCGCGCTCGACTCGGTGAAGTACGGCACCACCGGTGCGGGTACGGGAAGCCAGCTCGCCCAGGCGTTGTTGTTCGGCCTCGCCGGGACCGACGCCACCGCTGTGCCGTTCGACGGCGGTGGTCCGCTGCTCAACGCGCTGCTCGGGGAGAAGGTCGACGCGGGCGGTCTCCAGATCGCGGAGGCGGTGGAGCAGGTGAAGGCGGGCAAGTTGAGGGCTCTGGCCGTGTTCTCGCCCGAACGTCTCGACGCGATGCCCGACGTGCCCACCGCCACAGAACTCGGCTACGACGTCGTCGTGGACCAGCGGCGTTTCGTCGCGGCCCCGGCGGGCCTGCCGGACGACGTCCGCGACACCCTCGCCGACGCCATCGGCAAGGCCGTGGAGTCGCAGGACTACAACGACGTGCTGGCCGACAACTACATCAGCCGGTGGGACGCCAAGGGTGACGCGGTCGGTGAGCAGTTGGAGAAGTCCCGCACCCGCTTCGCCGACCTGGTCGACGAACTCGGTATCGACCTCGCCGGGCAGTCATGA
- a CDS encoding tripartite tricarboxylate transporter TctB family protein has protein sequence MSTSYERKQNIVAAAILLGVGIVAAIASWQLGVGEPADPGPGLWPLIVSVGLVVFAAVLVVRSHPTGAEERFSRDSLVVVGAVLSLLAYAFLFERVGFEIPTIALLVLWLKGFGRESWKVTATVSVGATAVVYLLFITGLDMSLPHIVHL, from the coding sequence ATGAGCACGTCGTACGAACGCAAGCAGAACATCGTCGCCGCGGCGATTCTGCTGGGCGTCGGGATCGTCGCCGCGATCGCGTCGTGGCAGCTCGGGGTCGGCGAACCCGCCGACCCCGGCCCCGGCCTCTGGCCCCTGATCGTCAGCGTCGGCCTGGTGGTGTTCGCCGCCGTGCTCGTGGTGCGGTCGCACCCCACGGGTGCGGAGGAACGGTTCAGCCGGGACTCGCTCGTGGTCGTCGGCGCGGTGCTGTCCCTGCTGGCCTATGCGTTCCTGTTCGAGCGGGTCGGCTTCGAGATCCCCACCATCGCACTGCTCGTGCTGTGGCTGAAGGGGTTCGGCAGGGAGTCGTGGAAGGTCACGGCGACCGTGTCGGTGGGGGCGACCGCGGTGGTGTACCTGCTGTTCATCACCGGCCTGGACATGTCGCTGCCGCACATCGTCCACCTGTAA
- a CDS encoding tripartite tricarboxylate transporter permease → MDFLSPVIDGFGVVFQPDNLLYCLLGVTLGMLVGVLPGLGTAATIAILLPVTYSIEATSAIIMLAGIFYGAQYGGTITSVLLRLPGEAPSVVTAIDGYEMARQGRAGVALGISAVGSFVGATISIIALTFVAPLVSGFAVEFGPAEYTMLALLGILLVTTLGTGSVPRSLAMAMLGLLLATIGQDPLFGEARFTLGSDQLLDGLDFVVVAMGLFGVAEILHNLESLRGRPKPRVEVGSVYPSRKDIREVKGSFARGSVIGFLLGILPGGGATMSSMVAYAAERKAAKHPERFGKGAIQGVAGPETANNAAATSSFIPLLSLGIPANATMAVMFGALMLQGITPGPLLVDEEPELFWGVVNSMYVGNLLLLALSLPLIGVFVRIVRVRPTILAPLTVMIAMIGVYTVRMNVGDMVLVVVLGVLGYLMKKVGFEPGPLVLAFVLGGILEPAFRRAMRMFDGQLSGFLGEPIAAALLGVIVLLVLLTLLQTVRTKRKGTHDRPVAEHRPEDGADNDDSADSADSAVDGDRTVAEHSR, encoded by the coding sequence ATGGACTTCCTCTCCCCGGTGATCGACGGCTTCGGTGTCGTCTTCCAACCGGACAACCTGCTCTACTGCCTGCTGGGCGTCACCCTCGGCATGCTCGTCGGTGTGCTGCCCGGCCTCGGCACGGCGGCGACGATCGCGATCCTGCTGCCGGTCACCTACAGCATCGAGGCCACCTCGGCGATCATCATGCTCGCCGGCATCTTCTACGGCGCCCAGTACGGCGGCACGATCACGTCCGTCCTGCTGCGCCTGCCCGGTGAGGCGCCGAGCGTGGTGACGGCCATCGACGGCTACGAGATGGCACGGCAGGGACGGGCCGGGGTCGCGCTCGGCATCTCCGCCGTCGGCTCCTTCGTCGGCGCCACCATCTCGATCATCGCGCTGACGTTCGTGGCGCCGCTGGTTTCCGGGTTCGCCGTCGAGTTCGGACCGGCCGAGTACACGATGCTCGCACTGCTCGGCATCCTCCTCGTCACCACCCTGGGCACCGGCTCGGTGCCGCGCAGCCTGGCCATGGCGATGCTGGGCCTGCTGCTCGCGACGATCGGCCAGGACCCGCTGTTCGGCGAGGCGCGCTTCACGCTCGGCAGCGACCAGCTCCTCGACGGCCTCGACTTCGTGGTCGTGGCGATGGGCCTCTTCGGTGTCGCGGAGATCCTGCACAACCTCGAATCGCTGCGGGGGAGGCCGAAACCGCGCGTCGAGGTGGGGTCGGTGTACCCGTCGCGCAAGGACATCCGTGAGGTGAAGGGCTCGTTCGCGCGCGGCTCGGTGATCGGTTTCCTGCTGGGCATCCTGCCCGGCGGCGGAGCCACGATGTCGTCGATGGTGGCCTACGCCGCCGAACGGAAGGCCGCGAAGCACCCGGAGCGCTTCGGCAAGGGCGCCATCCAGGGCGTCGCGGGTCCCGAGACCGCCAACAACGCCGCCGCCACCTCGTCGTTCATTCCGCTGCTGTCGCTCGGCATCCCCGCCAACGCGACGATGGCGGTCATGTTCGGCGCCCTCATGCTGCAGGGCATCACGCCGGGTCCGCTCCTGGTGGACGAGGAGCCGGAGCTGTTCTGGGGCGTCGTCAACTCGATGTACGTGGGCAACCTGCTGCTACTCGCACTGAGCCTGCCGCTGATCGGCGTCTTCGTGCGCATCGTGCGGGTGCGGCCCACGATCCTCGCGCCGCTCACCGTCATGATCGCGATGATCGGCGTGTACACCGTGCGCATGAACGTCGGCGACATGGTGCTCGTCGTCGTGCTCGGCGTGCTCGGCTACCTCATGAAGAAGGTCGGGTTCGAACCCGGGCCGCTCGTGCTGGCGTTCGTGCTCGGCGGCATCCTCGAACCCGCGTTCCGGCGCGCCATGCGCATGTTCGACGGGCAGCTCTCCGGCTTCCTGGGCGAACCGATCGCCGCGGCCCTGCTCGGGGTCATCGTGCTGCTCGTCCTGCTCACCCTCCTCCAGACCGTGCGAACCAAGCGGAAAGGAACCCATGACCGACCAGTTGCCGAGCATCGACCCGAGGACGGGGCGGACAACGACGACAGCGCAGACAGCGCAGACAGCGCAGTTGACGGGGACAGGACCGTCGCCGAGC